One Anas platyrhynchos isolate ZD024472 breed Pekin duck chromosome 10, IASCAAS_PekinDuck_T2T, whole genome shotgun sequence genomic window carries:
- the RAP2C gene encoding ras-related protein Rap-2c yields MREYKVVVLGSGGVGKSALTVQFVTGTFIEKYDPTIEDFYRKEIEVDSSPSVLEILDTAGTEQFASMRDLYIKNGQGFILVYSLVNQQSFQDIKPMRDQIVRVKRYEKVPLILVGNKVDLEPEREVLSAEGRALAQEWGCPFMETSAKSKTMVDELFAEIVRQMNYASLPEKQDQCCTTCIVQ; encoded by the exons ATGCGGGAGTACaaggtggtggtgctgggcagcgGGGGGGTGGGGAAGTCCGCCCTGACGGTGCAGTTCGTCACCGGGACCTTCATCGAGAAGTACGACCCCACCATCGAGGACTTCTACCGCAAGGAGATCGAGGTGGACTCGTCGCCCTCGGTGCTGGAGATCCTGGACACGGCGGGCACCGAGCAGTTCGCCTCCATGCGCGACCTCTACATCAAGAACGGGCAGGGCTTCATCCTGGTCTACAGCCTGGTCAATCAGCAGTCCTTCCAG GACATCAAGCCAATGAGGGACCAGATCGTCCGGGTGAAGAGATACGAGAAAGTTCCTCTGATCCTAGTGGGAAATAAAGTGGATCTGGAGCCGGAGAGGGAGGTCTTGTCTGCAGAAGGCCGAGCTCTGGCTCAGGAGTGGGGCTGTCCCTTCATGGAGACGTCAGCCAAGAGCAAAACAATGGTGGATGAACTGTTTGCTGAGATCGTCAGGCAAATGAACTATGCCTCCCTGCCTGAAAAACAAGATCAGTGTTGTACAACTTGCATCGTCCAGTga